The following nucleotide sequence is from Deltaproteobacteria bacterium.
CCATCGCCCTGCTCCCGATTTATGCCAAGGACATTCTCCTCGTCGGACCGTGGGGGCTTGGACTCTTACGCAGTGCTCCGGCCATTGGCGCGTTGGTCATGGCTTTGTATTTCACCCAACGACCAATCAGGAAACGAGCTGGGGTTACATTATTGGCTGCGGTTGGAGTCTTTGGTGTAGCAACTATTGGGTTCGCGCTCTCTCACACTTTGTGGTTCTCAATGGCCATGCTCGCGTTGTGCGGTGCAGCCGATATGGTCAGCGTGGTCATTCGTCGCGTGATTATCCAACTTGCAACGCCAGATGAAATGCGCGGTCGGGTTGGGGCAGTCGAGTCGGTGTTTATCGGCGCGTCAAACGAGCTCGGAGAATTCGAGTCCGGCGTCACGGCAGCGTGGTTCGGCACGGTTCCCGCCGCTGTGCTTGGCGGAGTGGGAACTATCGCCGTCGTGCTTCTCTGGTCGTGGCGGTTCCCGCAATTGCGGAAAGTTGATGCGCTGGAAGAGGTAGGGTAGCGCAATTGTCTCTCACCCATCGCTTCTTGCTATTTTTTCCTTCTTTTCACCCAAAATATTCAATCAATAAAAGATCTTAGATAAAGTTTCATATTTACCGTTGATTAAAAACTGCAAGTGAGAAAGGAAAAAGCGAAATCGAAGCAGATAAGAAAAGTCCGTGAGCGGACAAGAGCGAGTTCTCGACGGCGGACGGCAAAGCAGTTGACGTAACTACGATTGTCTTGCCAGTTCCCTCTCTCATGAGGTGAGAGGGAACTGGAAGTGACGATGCTGAAAGACTAGAACTGCAACCCAAGTGACGGCAGCGGATCACGATCAACAACCGGTAACCGGTTAGCACCAGCAAAGGCGCGGACCATACCAGGCTCTTGCTCATACGGATCAGGCAAGCCGAGTTCTTTACCGTATTCGCGTAAGGCTGGCGCGACTTCTTCTGCCAACAGACGAACACAGCTCATGCGATCTTGGTTGCCGACCGGACCTTGGACGTTAAAGAAGATGAAAATGCCAGGCCGCAAAATACGCAGCAGCGTCTTTGCCAGCTCGATCACCGTCTTTGGTGAGCCCGCAATAATCTGAAAATTCTTTTGCGCTTTCACATAGCCTGAAGCTAACTTGCGCCGCACTTCGTCATAATCAACGACTTCAGGTTGCTCATCTGACCGTGCCTGACGCAATTTCTCGGGGCTGACCCCAAGCCAACTGCCACCGGGATGCTGCGAGAGAATCTTGATTGCTCCCTTCGAGTTGTACCCTGGCGGTAACGTGTGCTCAGGTCGTGAGAAGGCATTCTGACCACCGCCGTAGACAAATCCTTTGCCGAGTTCTTGGGCTTTCTCATCGGTCTCGGCCACAAAGGTCGGAATCAGATAGCCAAAGTTTTCTGGTCCAGCCTGATAGCCGAGCTTGGCAGCAGTGTCGGCATACAGGTCCCACAGGTCACATGTCGGACCCAGTGCCGTACCAAGACCAATATATGGATAGCGATGTTCCGCGCACCAGCGCACGGTCTCTGGACTCAACACCCCAGGAATCCAAATCTGCGGATGGGGCTTTTGATACGGCAACGCCCACGGGTTCACATGACGATAGTGGAAATGTTTCCCTTCATAGCGCCAGGGTCCGGGTTTGGTCCACGCTTGAATAATGAAGTCATGCGCTTCATTGAACATCTCACGATTGTAAGCAGGATTGGCATTGTTAAAGAACTGCTCACTGCCAGCGCCACGCACCCAACCGGTGACAAGGCGACCACGAGAGATCAGATCGATCTCCGCGAGTTCTTCTGCCATGCGCAATGGATGTTTAATCACTGGCAGTGGGTTGCCGATGAGCACGATCTTCGCACGTTTTGTGAGTCGCGCGAGGATTGAGGCTTCGACGTTCATCACGCCACCCATGCAATATGGGTTGCCGTGGTGCTCGTTCAAAGCAAGCGCATCAAAACCTTTCTCTTCAGCGTAGCAATACTCATCAATATAATAGTTGTAATCGTCAGCGGCCTTTTCTCGATCAAAAAGCTGGTTGGATGCAGCGAAGAAAGCGTGATTCTTGAACACTTCGTCTTCTGGTATCCAACGATACGGCCGCTCGGTGAAATAGCCGATTTTCATGGGGAGATGCTCCTGTGGTCAGAAAATGAGAGGTGCAATGCCATACCGCTCGTGGTGCGTGTTACGTGATACGTGAAGAAGGAACGAATTTCCTCATTCGCGGCTCATGTATGACGCAACACGCAATACGCAACACGCAAGGTAATGCGTGATACGTGTTGCGTGATTGAGGAACAGAGGTTGCTCCTTTACGACGCGAGAAATCCTCTCACTGCTTTGACAAACTCAGCGGAGTTCTCGATCTCCGAGCGGTGCCCGACGTCGGCTATCTCAACAACCTTCGCTTGCGGCAGTGCTCGCTGATATGCAGCGATACAGCCTTTGGGAACAATGCGATCTTTGGTGCCCCACACAAGCAGTGTCGGAAGGCTCTTTGCACCTGCCAGTAAATACGGCAGGCTCGGATTGTGCATGTACGGTTCCCAGCCAATACGAGCAGATTCGGCCCGTGCATCCTCAAACGCCTCGAACTGCTCAGGGCTCATCTCACCACCATAGATCTTGCCAAATTCAGGCGTTGCTTGGTCAGCGACGGTCATACGCATTAAGGTACGAATGGTCAGTGGGAAGATATCGGCAATTTCTCCTTCACTGGGCTTCAGCCCCATCGGAGCAACTAACACCAGGTGCGAGAACATTTTAGGATCGGCTGCAGCCATTTCTGCGGCAATAAAACCACCAGCAGAAAACCCAATGACATCAAGCGGCGCCATGTTCAATTCGCGTATGACGTTGGCGTAAAAACCACCAAGGTCGCGGTAGTTACGAATCCACTCAAGTCGCGGAGTTTTGCCAAAACCAGGCTGCAAAGGAATAATGAGCTCACGATCCTTTGCTAGTTCCTCGTTCCAGGTCATCCAGCCTGGGTAACCAAGCTCGTCATGGAACATCAATAAAGGTTTGCCCTTGCCGCCTCGAACGACCGTCAGGTCTGCCCCGGCGACTTTCATTGTGCTTTCTGTCCAATTTGCCAATGGTCTTTCCTCCTTCTTCGAATGTGGGCGTGAAAGCCGTCGCCATTCGATAGCACACCTTTGCCATGCTCGGAAAGGCATGGGAACAGAAAAGGAGGAGAACGCAAGAAGGAGTCAAAGATGGGAATGACCGAGAGAGAAGAAGCGGTAGGAGAAGAAACCTCCCTGACAATTCAGAGAGTCTCGCGAGGAAGCCGTGCACCATTACACAGCCCAGAGGAGGGTGTGCGTGCCCGGCAGCTCTGCTGCCATATCCTGCTCGCGCAAGACGTAGGCCAGTGGCTTTGCGTCCCACCTTTTCAGGTGGTTTGCCCTTGACGGGATTCTTCTACCTACCGCTGCTGGTCCATGTAATAAGAACGGACAATCAGCAAAAAGCTTTAATACATTACGCTCCCCTGTTCTCGTCGTGGGATTTTTCATAGTATTTGCGCATTACGAGTCGCGTAGCACGCAACACGAAACACGTCTCACGCCTGGAGGAACAACCTATGGCAACGTATTCTGGTGGCTGTCTCTGTAAGGGAGTCCGTTACGAACTTTCCGCTGAACCGGTGATGACCGTTAGTTGCTACTGTCGTGATTGCCAGCAAGTGACCGGCAGTCCGTTTACGACCGTCTCGGCATTGCCGTGCACTGCTTTTCGCTTGCTCTCCGGTGAGCTGGGATCATTCACGGTAACATCTGGCAGCGGACGCAAAGTCACACGCGAATTCTGCAAGGTGTGCGGCTCGCCATTGTTTACCAAAGCAGAAATGGTTCCAGATTTGATGTTCGTAAAGACTGTCAGCCTCGATGATTCAAGTGCAATGAAACCGATTGTGAGTTGTTGGACATCGAGAGCGCAACCGTGGGCACCAATTGCCGCGGATACCCAACAGTTTCCAGAGAATCCGCAGATGTAGGCGCTGCTATGAATCAAATCGCTCTCCTCATTGGACTCATCATCGTCTTAATCGTCGTCTTTAGAATCCTCGCTGGGCTTGCCTCTTTCGTCTTCAGAATTGGCATCCTGCTTGTACTCGTCATCGCGGGCTATGTGTGGTGGCAGTATGGACGACATTAGAGAAAGAATGGGAGAACCGGCGACCACCCCACCAATTCTTGGTCTCCTATTCTCCTGGTTATCCTCACCGCGGTGCCAGTGCTTCCACTGCTCGTTCATCAGGCACCATGCCACCTGAAGATCTCAGCGGCATAATGCAGACGTGTGAAGCTCCAGCTGTGTAGTAGGCATCGATCCGTTCGCGAATTTTCGTTTCATTCCCCCAAACTACAATGGTGTCGACGAGCCGATCACTGCCACCGTTGACGAAATCAGCATCCGAGAAACCCACTTCACGCAAACGTTTCACGTAGTGATCAATACTCAAATAGATCTGAATGTATTGGCGGATCGCCGCGCGGGCTTTGCTGGCATCTGTTTCGAGCATCACTCCGAGTTCGGCACACAGCCACGGTTGCGAGCCCAAGGCGGCGCGCGTGCGTGAGATTTGC
It contains:
- a CDS encoding LLM class flavin-dependent oxidoreductase gives rise to the protein MKIGYFTERPYRWIPEDEVFKNHAFFAASNQLFDREKAADDYNYYIDEYCYAEEKGFDALALNEHHGNPYCMGGVMNVEASILARLTKRAKIVLIGNPLPVIKHPLRMAEELAEIDLISRGRLVTGWVRGAGSEQFFNNANPAYNREMFNEAHDFIIQAWTKPGPWRYEGKHFHYRHVNPWALPYQKPHPQIWIPGVLSPETVRWCAEHRYPYIGLGTALGPTCDLWDLYADTAAKLGYQAGPENFGYLIPTFVAETDEKAQELGKGFVYGGGQNAFSRPEHTLPPGYNSKGAIKILSQHPGGSWLGVSPEKLRQARSDEQPEVVDYDEVRRKLASGYVKAQKNFQIIAGSPKTVIELAKTLLRILRPGIFIFFNVQGPVGNQDRMSCVRLLAEEVAPALREYGKELGLPDPYEQEPGMVRAFAGANRLPVVDRDPLPSLGLQF
- a CDS encoding alpha/beta hydrolase, whose product is MPFRAWQRCAIEWRRLSRPHSKKEERPLANWTESTMKVAGADLTVVRGGKGKPLLMFHDELGYPGWMTWNEELAKDRELIIPLQPGFGKTPRLEWIRNYRDLGGFYANVIRELNMAPLDVIGFSAGGFIAAEMAAADPKMFSHLVLVAPMGLKPSEGEIADIFPLTIRTLMRMTVADQATPEFGKIYGGEMSPEQFEAFEDARAESARIGWEPYMHNPSLPYLLAGAKSLPTLLVWGTKDRIVPKGCIAAYQRALPQAKVVEIADVGHRSEIENSAEFVKAVRGFLAS
- a CDS encoding GFA family protein, coding for MATYSGGCLCKGVRYELSAEPVMTVSCYCRDCQQVTGSPFTTVSALPCTAFRLLSGELGSFTVTSGSGRKVTREFCKVCGSPLFTKAEMVPDLMFVKTVSLDDSSAMKPIVSCWTSRAQPWAPIAADTQQFPENPQM